The candidate division KSB1 bacterium sequence CCTCCTTCCGCTGTTCTCATGAGGTTGCCTTCGATGCCTTGTGTTTCACGCCGGCCCTGGCGGCCCTGGCCGCCACCTGCGATGCGGTGCTGTTCAGCTTGCTGAGCCAGCGGTCATCGGCAGCGGCTGAAACGATTCGCAACTTCGTGGGCACCGCGCGCCGGGCCGTCAAAGTTCTGGATCCCAACGCGCGCACCAGTGCCGCGGAACTGCAAAAACTTCTGCCCCCTTCGCTGCGGTTGGCGGACATTGTCAAGATGAACGAAGAGGAGCTGCACCGCCTGCACGCGGCACTTGCGCACAGCGGTGAATCGGTGACCTCGTTCATCCGCCGGTTGATGCGGGAGTATGATCTCGCCCTGGTGGCGATTACGCGCGGCGGGCAGGGCTGTGAACTTTTCAGCCGCGATGAGCATCACACCTGTGCCGGGATGACTGTGCCGGTGGTGGACACCACCGGCGCCGGCGATGCCTTCGCTGCCGCCTTGATTCATCGCTATCTGCGCGGCGCCAGCCTGGCGGAGCTGGGGAGCTATGCCAATCGCGTGGCCGCGGCGGCCTGCACCAAGCTGGGCGCCAGCCCGCTGCTGACGAGTGACGAGATTGCGTATCACGTGCCGGCAGAGCAAACTTGCTCCGGCCCTGCCGGGAGGTAAAGGCAATATGAATTCCAACGCCTCGAAAAGATACACGCCACCCTCGGCTCCGGTCAGCCATGGCCGCCTGCTGTTGCTGTCCGGCTTGTTGCTGCTTGCCTTCGCCTTAATGGTGCGGTTGCAACAAATGAGCACGGGGCATGGCACGGGGGCCACCAGCCCGGAGGCGGCGCGGATCGAGGGATTGAGCTACCGCAATCCGAAAATGGGATTTTTGGTGCAGGCGCCGAGCGCCGCCTGGACAATCGCCGAACTCGCGCTGCCCGACAGCCTGCCGGCGCCCGGCGTGGTTCACCACATCCTTGCCAACACCACCGCCGTGGTGGAACTCTCCCGGCAGGACCATGACACAACCCGGGCGCGCTGCGAGCTGGGCGTTTTCAATCTCAAAGAGGCATACTCCGCACAGGCGGTGGCGGAGGAGAGCTGGCGGGAATTGTCCGCCGCTTATCGCAGCGCAAGTGACAGTGTGCGTCTGGTTGCCCCGGTGACCGTCATCCCTTCCGCGGGCAGCATGCAAGGCGCCTTTTATGTCGCACGTCTGCCGCAGGCCGCGCTGACCTCACCGCTGGACGTCTGGGTGATGGCCTATCTCGTCAGGGATCGCATCGCTTGCGCGCTGACTTGTCAAACCAGCGAGGCGGCCTACCCGCGGTTGCGCGAGGATTTCGAAAAGATCATTGCCAGTTTTCGCTGGCTGTAGACAATTGTCAGGCAGACATCCCATCTGAAACCAGGCGGGCAGAATGCCTGAGCGACAACATTTTGCGGGCACGATGGTTTGCGAGAGGAATGGAGGTTGCGGTGCAAATTCGTTTTCCTGAAAGAGTCCCTCTGGCGCACCTGCCGACGCCGCTGCACAAGCTGGCGCGCTTGAGCGAGGAGCTGGGTGGTCCGGAGATTTACCTGAAACGCGATGATCTCACCGGCATCGTCGAGACCGGCAACAAGATCCGAAAACTGGAATTCCTGCTCGCCGAGGCGCAACAGCAGGGCTGCCAGGTGTTGATCACCTGCGGCGGCGCACAGTCGAATCATGCGCGCGCCACTGCGGTGGCGGCAGCACGCAGCCGTCTGAAGTGCCACCTGGTCCTGCGCGATTCCATCGGCAGTGAATTCGACGGCAATCTGCTGCTCGACCGGCTGGTGGGCGCAGAGATCAAATTCATCACGCCGCAGGAGTATGAGCAGGTCGATGACATCATGGCCAGGCTGGCGGAAACATACGTGGCGCAGGGCCTCAAGCCTTACGTCATTCCGGAAGGCGGCTCCAATGCGTTGGGCTCGCTCGGCTATGTCATTGCCATGCAGGAGATGGCGGAGCAGGCAGCGGCGCAGGGGCTGCACTTCGATCACCTGGTTTGTGCGGTGGGCTCGGGCGGCACGCTGGCTGGCATGCTGTTGGGCCGGCACCTGTACGGTCTGGCGGGCCAGGTTCACGGCATCAATGTGTGCGATGATGCGCGCTATTTTCAAAACCGCGTATCCAACATTTTGCGCAGCGCACGCCGCAAGTTCGGCTTCAAGTTGAACCTGCAAAGCCAGGACATCAGCATCATCGACGGCTACGTGGGCAAGGGCTACGGCCTCAGCCGCCAGGAGGAAATCGACTTGATCAAACACGTGGCGCAATGCGAGGGCATCATTCTCGATCCGGTCTACACCGGCAAGGCGATGTTTGGGCTGGTTGACCAGATTCGGCAGGGGCGCTTTCAGGCGGGGGAAAAAATCCTGTTCTGGCACACCGGCGGCATTTTTGGATTGTTTCCCAAAAAGGCGCTGTTTTTTTAGCGGGCAGTTGCCTGCAATGGTGCAGCCACCACCCATTTCATACCGGAAGGATCGGCACCCCGGCCGGGCGGAGCGGATTTGCCGGTTTTTAAAAAATGAAAAACCCTGGCGGTCGCCGCGACTGTCAGGGGTTTTTGATTCATACCGTGTCGTTCATCCCACAACGGGGGGCACGTAATGCAGATAGGCATGCATCATTTGAATCTCAGCAGACTTTTGCTGCAGGTCGATTGTCATCAAGTCGCGCAGGGAGATGATGCCGACGATGCGATCGCCGTCGGCAACCACCAGGTGTCGAATGCTGTGTTTTTGCATGCGCGCCAGACAGGTCTCGTAGCTTTCCTGGGGCGCGGCGGTGATGAGATTGCGGGTCATCACCTCTTTCACCGGCACCTCGCGCGGTTTCAACTCCGGGGCGACCACACGTTTCATCAAATCCCGCTCGGAGAAAATGCCCACCACACGATCGCCCTCCAGCACCGCCACGGCGCCGACGTTCTTCTCCACCATGTAGTGGACCACTTCATAAATGCTTTGTCCGGCCTGCACAGTGTACACCTCCCGGCCTGCCACGAGATTGCCAACTGTGTCCATCAGCAACGTCTCCCTGATTTGAAAGTGAAATTGCCCGGATGAGTTGGAACCTCCTGCGAGGATCGCATGTGGAACGGTCATGTGTCAAAACCAGCGCGCCGTCATTGCCATTTACCTCGCAATCTTTTCCATCAGAACTTTCCTCGCGCGGGTAATCCTGTGGACGGCAAAAGAATTCATGGCGCCGGCGCAGTTGCCGGTCGCGCCGCTGTTTTACTGATCAGGTTCAATGCACTGCCGGCGCGGAACCAGGCAATGGCCGTCTCATTGTAGGAATGCTGCAGCTCGCATTCGTGCGTGGTGCCATCGGCATGGTGTATGATCAGCTTCAAGGGTTTGCCGGGCGCGAAGGTCTGCAACCCCGTGATCGAAACACGATCGTCTTCACGGATCAAATCATAATCCGCCGGGTTGCTGAAAGTGAGCGCCAGAATGCCCTGCTTTTTAAGGTTGGTTTCATGAATGCGCGCGAAGCTGCGTGTGATCACTGCACGGCCGCCGAGCCAGCGCGGCTCCATCGCGGCGTGTTCACGCGATGAGCCCTCGCCATAATTCTCGTCGCCGATGGCGACCCAGCCGGGGATCCTGCCCTGCGTCATCATCGCCTTGTAGGCACGCGCGATTTCGGCAAAGGTCTTGACTTCACCGGTGAAAAGGTTGCGGCCCTTGCCCGGCTCGCCGGAAAACGCATTGATCGCGCCGCTGAACAGGTTGTTCGAGATGTTGTCCAGATGGCCGCGGTACCTCAGCCATTTGCCGGCGGGCGAGATGTGATCGGTGGTGCATTTGCCTTTGGCTTTGACCAGCACCGGCATCGCCAGCAGATCCGTGCCCTCCCATGCCGGAAAGGGCGAGAGAGCCTGCAGGCGGTCGCTCCGGGGGTCGATAATCACCTGCACCTGCGAACCATCCGCCGCGGGTGCCACGTATCCGGAATCGCCCGGATCAAAACCACGGGCGGGCAGTTCGACACCGGTGGGCGGTTCGAGCTTCACTTTTTCACCCCGGTCATTCACCAGGAAATCGGTGAGCGGATTGAAACTCAGCCGTCCGGCCAGGGCATATGCGGTGACAATCTCCGGGCTGGCGACAAACGCCAGGGTGTTGGGATTGTCGTCATTGCGTTTGGCAAAATTGCGGTTGTAGGAGTTGATGATGGTATTGCGTTCGCCCGGCTTGATGTCATCCCGGCTCCACATGCCGATGCAGGGGCCGCAGGCGTTGGCCAGCACCTCCCCTCCGATCGCGGTCAGCAACTGCAACTGCCCGTCCCGCGCAATGGTGGCGCGAATCTGCTCGGAGCCGGGTGTGATGGTGAACTTGGACTTGACTTTGAGGCCCTTGTTCAAGGCTTGGCGGGCGATACTGGCAGCCCGCTCGATGTCTTCATAGGAGGAATTCGTGCAACTGCCGATCAACGCCACTTTGATTTCATCCGGATAATTGTTCTCCTTGACGGCGACAGCCATCTGCGATACCGGGCGCGCCAGATCCGGCGTGAGCGGACCATTCACATGCGGTTCGAGGGTGGTGAGATCGATTTCTATGACACGGTCATAGTACTTCTCCGGGGCTCGCAACACTTCGGGATCCGGCACGAGGTGCTCGGCAATGCGGCGCGCCGCTTCCGCCACCGCGGCGCGGTTGGTGGCGCGCAGATAGGTTTCCATGCGGTCGTCGAAGGGGAACAGCGAGGTGGTGGCGCCGATTTCCGCACCCATGTTGGTGATGGTGGCCTTGCCGGTGGCGCTGATGGCACGCGCCCCTTCGCCAAAATATTCGATGATATGATTGGTGCCGCCCTTCACCGTCAGGATGCCAGCCACCCGCAGAATCACATCCTTGGGGGAGGTCCAGCCGTTCATTTTGCCCTTGAGATGCACGCCGATGATGCCGGGCCATTTCAACTCCCACGGGATGCCGGCCATCACGTCCACCGCATCGGCGCCGCCCACGCCAATGGCGATCATGCCTAGACCGCCGGCATTGGGCGTGTGGGAGTCGGTGCCGATCATCATGCCGCCGGGGAAGGCGTAATTTTCCAGCACGACCTGGTGAATGATACCGGCGCCCGGCTTCCAAAAGCCGATGCCATACTTGTTCGAAACACTCGCCAGGAAATCATACACCTCGCGGTTTTCGTTTTGTGCGCGCGCCAAATCCGCAGCAGCACCCAGCCGGGCCTGGATGAGATGATCACAATGCACGGTGGTGGGCACCACGGTTCTGGGCAGACCGGCACTCATGAACTGCAGCAGTGCCATTTGTGCTGTGGCATCCTGCATCGCAACGCGATCCGGGGAGAGATTGACGTAAGACTTCTTGCGAACGGGCGCTTCCCCGGGAACTTCGGCAAAATGGGCACACAGAATTTTTTCGGTCAGGGTCAGGGGGCGGCCAAACAATTTGCGGCCGGCCGCCACTTTTGCCGGCAGCCCCGCATACACACGCTGAATCATGTCAAAATCGAAAATCATGGTGCAACTCCTGTCTCGCGCCATAGGGTGTCATTGCCGGGCAAGGCGAAGGCCAAAAGCCAAAGGCACTCGCGGCCAACGCAACGCCACGATCATGCGCTGGTCTGCACACCTGTGGGCCGGGGCACCGGCTCAGGTCAAGCCGCCGGTTTGCAGTGACTTGCCCCGCACATATTCCACCTCCAGGACATTGCCTTTGAGCCGGCCGGTCATGTCCTTGCGATCATCAATGGTAATTTCCGTGATCACCCGCGGCGCAAACTTCTTGATCTCTTCATGACATTTCTGGATGACGAACAGGATTTCCTCCCACTCCCCCTCCAGCAGCGTGCCCATGGCTGTCAGTTGATAATCCAGTTCACTCTTCTCAACAATCGCCACGGCCCGGGCAGTCAGTTCTTTGATTTCTTCTCCGCTTCCCACGGGAACAATGCGAAACTCGGCGAGCATGAGGTTCCTTTCTCAAATATCGAACAGCCGGATCAGCAGACATACGAATCGAAACGGCAGGCAAGATCACGCCGACAGGCTTTGGCTGCGGCTGCAAACCTGTCGTAATCTATCAAAATCCCCCTCTCTGTCAAGCGCAATTTCTGCCGCCTCATGTTACCTCATTTATGTGCGGGGACGTGATGCAGATATTGTCTGCAGCCGGGGAGGCCCGCACTGCTCCACATGTTGCAAAGGTGCCAACGCCGGCTTGTGAGTTTGGAATTGACTTTGCGCTGCGGCTTGTCTATTTTGCGCTGCGCTTTCCGACCAGGAGTTGTCGCATTGATGAGGATAATCACCGTGACGCTTCCATACAGACCTGCTCGCTGTCTTCTCCCCTTTCTTCTGCCTCTCTCCCTGGCGGCACAGGCTTTGGAAGGCCTGGTGTTCACACGCGAGGTTGGTCCGGGCGTGAAACATCACCGGTGGTATCGTGCCGCCGGACCCTGGGCCATCGAAGTGGTGGCCTTCGATTATCACCATCCTGCACTCCGCCTCGAGACGGTGCGCGCGGCGGACAAAGGGCTGGAGTTGACCAGCCGCATGGCCAGCCGCGCAGAGAGCAACAGCAGCCGGGTGGTGGCGGCGCTTAATGGCGACTTTTTCACCCCCCAGGGTCGTCCGCTCAATTTGCAAATCAGCAACGGCGAAATCGTTAATGGCAGCTATCCGCGTTCGGTGCTGGCGGTCAGCCGCTCCGGCGAGCCGGTGATTGCCATCACCGAGTTGTCGGGAAAGGTGATCACGCGACGTGCCGGCTCCCATCCGCTGGCGGGGATCAACCGCGAACGTGGCGAGAACGAGATCATCCTGTACAACCGCTTTTTTGGCAGTCACACCAACACCAATCGCCACGGCCGCGAGGTGGCTTTGCGCCTGCTGACCACCTTCACTGTCAATGACAGTGTCGCCACGCTGGTCATGCCGGCGTCCTCGGCAAGCGGCAACAGCGCACTGTCCGACAGTGTGTATGTGCTGTCGGCGCATGGCACGGCCGCGAACTGGCTGGCGCGGGCGGTGGCAGCGGGCGATACCATCAAACTTTTTTGGCAGCTTCCCCAGATTCCCCTGCCGGTGCGGGCGGCCATCGGTGGCACGCCGCGGCTGATCCGCGACGGCAAAATCTCAATTGAGAGCGAAATCGAATTCAATCGTGCCGGTTTTGCCACCGAACGCCATCCGCGCTCGGCAGTGGGCTTCGATGAAAAAAATCATCGCATGTATTTCGTGGTGGTGGATGGCCGGCAGCCGGGCTACAGCGTCGGGATGACGCTCGCCGAGCTGGCGAATTTTCTCAGTGAATTGGGTTGCACCCAGGCAATCAATCTCGATGGCGGCGGCTCCAGCACACTGGTGGTGCGCGGTGAAGTGGTCAACCGCCCCAGCGATCTCACTGGCGAACGGCCGGTGGCCAACGCCCTCCTGCTGCTGTGCAGTGCCCAGGGCACCACACCCGCTTACTTGAAGATCTCACCGCCGCGCGTCGAAGCATTGGCGGGTGATTCCGTGCGCTTTCGCATCTCACTGACCGACAGTTTCTTCAATCCCATCGCCATTGCGCCGGCAGCGATCACCTGGCGGGTGCCGCCGGCGCTGGGAAAAAACGGGGCCAATGGCATATTTTGGGCGGGGACAAAAGTGGACTCCGGCTTCGTGGTGGTGACGAACGGTGTGATCAGCGACTCGGCCTGGGTGGTGGTGCATCAACCGGCAGGGCTCGAACTGCATCCACCCCGCGCCACGGTGAAACCCGGTCAGGCGCAACGCTTCCTGGGCTACCTCACCACCACCAGCGGCAGGCGCCTGCCGCTGGCGGGGCCACGACTGAGTTGGCAAGTGCAACCGCAGAGTGGAACAGTTACCGCCGGCGGCACCGTGGTCGCGACAACGCCGGGAACTTATCGCGTCACCGCAACTTACCAGAGCACGACAGCGACGCTCACGGCAAGCGCAGAAGTGACGGTGGAAACGGGTGGCAAACAGCCGTGAGGAAGCACACAGGCCTGTAAGCCTGTAATTGCGGGTTCATCTGTACCTCGCACTTCCTTGTCCCTTCCACCCCCGGCCGCGCACCACCCGCCCCGGCCGTGCGCCGGTATGCTCGCCGTCGCGCAGAACCTGCACCCCATTGACGAAAACATGGCGCACGCCGGTGGCGTATCGCTGCGGCTCCGCATAGGTGGCATGATCCTGGATGGTCGCCGGATCGAACACCACCACATCGGCAAAGCAACCTTGTGCGAGCCTGCCCCGCCGTGACAAACCAAGATTGTCCGCCGGCAGGGAAGTCAACCGCCGAATGGCCTCCGGCAAAGTGAGCACGCCCTCCTCCCGCACATACTTCCCCAGCAGCCGCGCGAAGTTGCCATAGGCACGCGGATGCACACTCGACTTCAGGAAATCACCCTCGGGCGCCTGCGAGGCTGCATCCGAGCAAAAGCTCACCCACGGCTGCTGCATCTGCTTCCTGAGATTCTCCTCCGACATGAGAAAATAGACCGCCTCAACACGGCTGCCATCTTGAATGACGAGATCAATGGCGGTCTCCGCTGGCGATTTGCCGCGCCGCTGGGCCACTTGTGCCAGCGACTGTCCGGTGAGATACTTCAGCGAATCCGTCTTGAATCCCACCAGCAGAACATTGTCCGCGCCGGCATGCAGCAGGAGATTTTCCCAGGCATCACTGGGGGTGGTCATTTCAACGAGCACGCGGCGGCGCTGCGCAGGATCGCGCAGACGCTGCGCCCATGCCTGGTAGCCGCCCTCCTGCACCCACGGCGGCATGGCGGCATCCAGGCCGGTGGCGCCGGCAGTGTAGTTGTACATGTCCGCCGTGATGCGCAAACCCCGGGCACGGGCCGCCTCGATTTTGGCGATCACCTCATCCATCTTGTGCCAGTTGCTGCGGCCGGCGGCCTTGAGATGATAAATCTCCGCGGGCAGGCCGGCAGCGCGCGCAATGGTGATCAACTCGTCCACCGCTTCCAGCAAGCGGTTGCCCTCGCTGCGCAAATGGGAGATGTAGATGCCGCCATATTCCGCCGCCACTTTGCACAATTCAATCAACTCTTCCGTCTGCGCATAGAAGGCGGGCGCATAGATCAATGAAGAGGCCACGCCGAGTGCACCTTCTGCCATCGCCTGCCGCACCAAAGCCTTCATTCGCTCCAGTTCCTCCGGAGAAGGGGCACGGTTCTCATAGCCCAGCTCGTGGATGCGCACGGTGGTCGCGCCCACGAAAGAGGCAATGTTGGTGGACACGCCGCGGCGCTCGAGATGTTCGAGATATTCGCCCAGCGTTGTCCACTCCACTTCGTAACGGAGGTCGCCCTGCTGTTCGAGCACTTCCTGCTTCATCTTTTCATTGAGCGGCCCCTCCGACCACCCTTCGCCGAAAATCTCCAGTGTCACGCCCTGCCGGATGTCACTCTGTGAGCAGCCGTCGGCAAGCAGACTGACGGTGGCCCAGCTCAACATGTTGATGAAGCCGGGCGCCACCGCCAGGCCGCCGGCGTCGATCTCCTGGCGGGCGGCGACAGGTGCAAGCTGGCCAATGGCCGCAATGGTATCGGCATTGATGGCCACATCACCGGCAAGGGGCGTGGCACCACTGCCGTCGTAAATCATGCCATTGCGAATGATGAGATCGTACTGCGGTTGCGGCGCACATGCCACAAGCATGAGCAGAAAGATGAACAGCCTCCGCAGAATCATGCGCTTTCCTTCCTCCCTGGCTTCGATGACAGTTGCAAAAGAGATCGTTCTGCTTGGTTTAGCGTTGGAATTCGAGCTTCGGTGCACAAAGCTTCCGTCTGGCACGCCAACGGAATAAACAACCTCAAACAGTCATACAAACCGGGTTCACACCAAGGCAGCAAACATCCCCGACACCGCGGGTACGCGGCAAAGCGAGCGAACGCGGCCAAAGGGAATTTTTCAGACAATGCGTTTTTCGCCGGTGCGCTCATGTTTTCCCGGGATGTCGGGTCATGGCTGGTCGGGTTTGGGGCTTGAAAAACCGGCCGCAGGAAAGGGGCAGGCAGCCGCAGCGGCAAAAGCGGGCTGATGAGAAGTTGGTTCGAAGGCTGTGGCGTGCTTCTGGAACGATGTGTTTCCGCCATGAAAAAAAATTTGGCGCTATGTTGCTTGATGTGGGTAATGCATGGCAAGACTTTGATTGCGGGGTTTTGCCCAAGAGCGTTTCCCCGGATCAGCGTTTGCCTTGTCATCGCATGCCGTAAAAATGCCGCAGTGCAAGCCGGCAGCCTGCAGGCAGACAAGAGGTCTGTGCGGCACTTTCATCCCGCTGGGTGGCCATACGGGCATGGCAAATTATCACGAAAATACTTTTGTAGCAGACCCTTGGGAGTCGGTGCCTGAAGGCACGACTACGAGAGCCCATTTTTTTGATGGGTACCGCGCGCGGTATGGCAAATTAGCCTGAAAACATCATTCTGGCCGCAGAGATTTTGACGACGCCGCTTGGTTCTGCTTGCCACTGATAAAAATCAGCGCGACAGTGCATCGATCAACGTCCAGGGAATTGGGTGGTGGCCGCATGCCACGTT is a genomic window containing:
- a CDS encoding D-aminoacylase, yielding MILRRLFIFLLMLVACAPQPQYDLIIRNGMIYDGSGATPLAGDVAINADTIAAIGQLAPVAARQEIDAGGLAVAPGFINMLSWATVSLLADGCSQSDIRQGVTLEIFGEGWSEGPLNEKMKQEVLEQQGDLRYEVEWTTLGEYLEHLERRGVSTNIASFVGATTVRIHELGYENRAPSPEELERMKALVRQAMAEGALGVASSLIYAPAFYAQTEELIELCKVAAEYGGIYISHLRSEGNRLLEAVDELITIARAAGLPAEIYHLKAAGRSNWHKMDEVIAKIEAARARGLRITADMYNYTAGATGLDAAMPPWVQEGGYQAWAQRLRDPAQRRRVLVEMTTPSDAWENLLLHAGADNVLLVGFKTDSLKYLTGQSLAQVAQRRGKSPAETAIDLVIQDGSRVEAVYFLMSEENLRKQMQQPWVSFCSDAASQAPEGDFLKSSVHPRAYGNFARLLGKYVREEGVLTLPEAIRRLTSLPADNLGLSRRGRLAQGCFADVVVFDPATIQDHATYAEPQRYATGVRHVFVNGVQVLRDGEHTGARPGRVVRGRGWKGQGSARYR
- a CDS encoding aconitate hydratase, yielding MIFDFDMIQRVYAGLPAKVAAGRKLFGRPLTLTEKILCAHFAEVPGEAPVRKKSYVNLSPDRVAMQDATAQMALLQFMSAGLPRTVVPTTVHCDHLIQARLGAAADLARAQNENREVYDFLASVSNKYGIGFWKPGAGIIHQVVLENYAFPGGMMIGTDSHTPNAGGLGMIAIGVGGADAVDVMAGIPWELKWPGIIGVHLKGKMNGWTSPKDVILRVAGILTVKGGTNHIIEYFGEGARAISATGKATITNMGAEIGATTSLFPFDDRMETYLRATNRAAVAEAARRIAEHLVPDPEVLRAPEKYYDRVIEIDLTTLEPHVNGPLTPDLARPVSQMAVAVKENNYPDEIKVALIGSCTNSSYEDIERAASIARQALNKGLKVKSKFTITPGSEQIRATIARDGQLQLLTAIGGEVLANACGPCIGMWSRDDIKPGERNTIINSYNRNFAKRNDDNPNTLAFVASPEIVTAYALAGRLSFNPLTDFLVNDRGEKVKLEPPTGVELPARGFDPGDSGYVAPAADGSQVQVIIDPRSDRLQALSPFPAWEGTDLLAMPVLVKAKGKCTTDHISPAGKWLRYRGHLDNISNNLFSGAINAFSGEPGKGRNLFTGEVKTFAEIARAYKAMMTQGRIPGWVAIGDENYGEGSSREHAAMEPRWLGGRAVITRSFARIHETNLKKQGILALTFSNPADYDLIREDDRVSITGLQTFAPGKPLKLIIHHADGTTHECELQHSYNETAIAWFRAGSALNLISKTAARPATAPAP
- a CDS encoding phosphodiester glycosidase family protein, whose protein sequence is MTLPYRPARCLLPFLLPLSLAAQALEGLVFTREVGPGVKHHRWYRAAGPWAIEVVAFDYHHPALRLETVRAADKGLELTSRMASRAESNSSRVVAALNGDFFTPQGRPLNLQISNGEIVNGSYPRSVLAVSRSGEPVIAITELSGKVITRRAGSHPLAGINRERGENEIILYNRFFGSHTNTNRHGREVALRLLTTFTVNDSVATLVMPASSASGNSALSDSVYVLSAHGTAANWLARAVAAGDTIKLFWQLPQIPLPVRAAIGGTPRLIRDGKISIESEIEFNRAGFATERHPRSAVGFDEKNHRMYFVVVDGRQPGYSVGMTLAELANFLSELGCTQAINLDGGGSSTLVVRGEVVNRPSDLTGERPVANALLLLCSAQGTTPAYLKISPPRVEALAGDSVRFRISLTDSFFNPIAIAPAAITWRVPPALGKNGANGIFWAGTKVDSGFVVVTNGVISDSAWVVVHQPAGLELHPPRATVKPGQAQRFLGYLTTTSGRRLPLAGPRLSWQVQPQSGTVTAGGTVVATTPGTYRVTATYQSTTATLTASAEVTVETGGKQP
- a CDS encoding D-cysteine desulfhydrase family protein encodes the protein MRFPERVPLAHLPTPLHKLARLSEELGGPEIYLKRDDLTGIVETGNKIRKLEFLLAEAQQQGCQVLITCGGAQSNHARATAVAAARSRLKCHLVLRDSIGSEFDGNLLLDRLVGAEIKFITPQEYEQVDDIMARLAETYVAQGLKPYVIPEGGSNALGSLGYVIAMQEMAEQAAAQGLHFDHLVCAVGSGGTLAGMLLGRHLYGLAGQVHGINVCDDARYFQNRVSNILRSARRKFGFKLNLQSQDISIIDGYVGKGYGLSRQEEIDLIKHVAQCEGIILDPVYTGKAMFGLVDQIRQGRFQAGEKILFWHTGGIFGLFPKKALFF
- a CDS encoding carbohydrate kinase, whose amino-acid sequence is MKDRRPATAPDKKFLIAGIGELVWDLYPGQRSIGGTPANVALHARQLGNEAVLVSRVGNDAPGRELIEALRQRGVNSDFIQTDPHKPTGTVAVTLDPHGLPSFRCSHEVAFDALCFTPALAALAATCDAVLFSLLSQRSSAAAETIRNFVGTARRAVKVLDPNARTSAAELQKLLPPSLRLADIVKMNEEELHRLHAALAHSGESVTSFIRRLMREYDLALVAITRGGQGCELFSRDEHHTCAGMTVPVVDTTGAGDAFAAALIHRYLRGASLAELGSYANRVAAAACTKLGASPLLTSDEIAYHVPAEQTCSGPAGR
- a CDS encoding MTH1187 family thiamine-binding protein, with the protein product MLAEFRIVPVGSGEEIKELTARAVAIVEKSELDYQLTAMGTLLEGEWEEILFVIQKCHEEIKKFAPRVITEITIDDRKDMTGRLKGNVLEVEYVRGKSLQTGGLT
- a CDS encoding CBS domain-containing protein, producing MDTVGNLVAGREVYTVQAGQSIYEVVHYMVEKNVGAVAVLEGDRVVGIFSERDLMKRVVAPELKPREVPVKEVMTRNLITAAPQESYETCLARMQKHSIRHLVVADGDRIVGIISLRDLMTIDLQQKSAEIQMMHAYLHYVPPVVG